A window of Apium graveolens cultivar Ventura chromosome 8, ASM990537v1, whole genome shotgun sequence contains these coding sequences:
- the LOC141677124 gene encoding chloride channel protein CLC-e isoform X1, with translation MGLSCLLHKLSPLKPQFEKHHHHHNHRTKLNLKYNITNKNEASRLVVFGPLNNTFRRTAIPQSSTNDDDEYEYDDDDDDQGNTNTNTNTNTATILSACFVGLVTGITVVIFNNLVHEIRDLCWDGIPYRGASWLREEPTGVVWKKIVLVPACGGLVVGMLNYIRGALKIPVKGMLISRIKDVLEPILRTVAACVTLGTGNSLGPEGPGVEIGSSIAKGIGILFDKGSQTKLSLTAAGSAAGIASGFNAAVAGCFFAIESVLWPSPAQTSLSLTNTTSMVILSAVIASVVSEVGLGSEPAFTVPSYDFRSPSELPLYLLLGILCGLVSLILSKCTFFMVTSFDNVHINFGIRKDVFPVFGGLATGLIALQYPEILYWGFDNVDLLLESRPFVKALSADLLLQLVAVKIIATSLCRASGLVGGYYAPSLFIGAATGMAYGKFVSFAIFHSNPIFNLSLLEVASPQAYGLVGMAATLAGVCQVPLTAVLLLFELTQDYRIVLPLLGAVGVSSWITSGYTIRKDVLSATKVKEENKPATQPSTSSCQSYVLPLTPLLATEGSSTSSLHKHDYSLCVDDTDKDMTDLAKRILVSEAMRTQYVTVLMSTFLAEAVTNMLAAKQSCAVIMNGKSQFVGLLTLEDIQEFSKLSKRERKWPKELLVSDLCSSSDKICEVSWTITPSMSLFSAHCIMNKYGISRLLVLLEDMERYRGLPVGLVDRECINLACRAFAARESLCCLSPPEQPNK, from the exons ATGGGGCTAAGCTGTCTACTCCACAAATTGAGTCCCCTCAAACCTCAGTTTGAAAAACACCACCACCACCACAACCACCGTACAAAACTCAACTTGAAGTATAATATTACTAATAAAAATGAGGCAAGCAGACTTGTAGTGTTTGGTCCGTTGAACAACACTTTCCGGCGCACTGCTATTCCTCAATCCTCCACGAATGATGATGATGAATACGAATacgatgatgatgatgatgatcaaGGCAACACCAACACCAACACCAACACCAACACGGCCACTATACTTTCTGCTTGCTTTGTAGGCCTTGTCACTGGGATCACTgttgtcattttcaataatctT GTGCATGAAATACGTGATCTTTGCTGGGATGGAATTCCATATCGAGGTGCCTCATGGCTAAGGGAAGAGCCTACTGGAGTAGTATGGAAGAAGATAGTTTTAGTACCAGCTTGTGGAGGATTGGTTGTTGGCATGTTGAACTATATCCGAGGTGCTCTGAAAATTCCTGTAAAAGGAATGTTGATATCTAGGATAAAAGATGTGCTGGAACCAATTTTAAGGACAGTGGCTGCCTGTGTGACCCTTGGAACGGGTAATTCATTGGGCCCTGAAGGTCCAGGTGTTGAGATAGGTTCATCCATCGCAAAAGGAATAGGAATATTGTTTGACAAAGGGTCTCAAACCAAGCTATCTCTTACAGCTGCAGGTTCAGCTGCCGGAATTGCCTCTG GGTTCAATGCTGCTGTTGCTGGTTGCTTTTTCGCAATTGAGTCGGTGTTGTGGCCATCGCCAGCCCAGACATCCTTATCTCTAACGAACACAACTTCGATGGTCATTCTTAGTGCTGTTATAGCATCTGTTGTGTCAGAAGTTGGTCTTGGTTCTGAACCTGCCTTTACAGTTCCAAGCTATGATTTCCGTTCCCCAAGTG AACTTCCGTTGTATCTTTTGCTGGGTATCCTATGTGGTCTGGTCTCACTAATTTTGTCGAAGTGCACATTTTTCATGGTAACAAGTTTCGACAATGTTCATATAAACTTTGGGATCAGAAAAGATGTTTTTCCTGTATTCGGGGGCTTGGCTACTGGGCTCATAGCATTGCAGTATCCAGAAATTCTCTACTGGGGATTTGATAACGTTGATTTACTGTTAGAATCTCGGCCATTTGTAAAAGCTCTCTCTGCTGATCTGTTGCTTCAGTTAGTAGCTGTAAAAATCATAGCGACTTCATTGTGCAGAGCGTCTGGGTTAGTAGGAGGATATTATGCTCCATCTCTGTTTATTGGAGCAGCTACCGGAATGGCATATGGAAAATTTGTTAGTTTTGCAATTTTTCATTCCAATCCAATATTTAATCTTTCCTTGTTGGAGGTAGCATCACCACAAGCATATGGCCTG GTTGGTATGGCTGCTACTCTTGCTGGGGTGTGTCAGGTACCACTTACTGCAGTTCTGCTCTTATTTGAATTGACACAGGACTATCGTATTGTTCTGCCACTTCTTGGTGCTGTGGGAGTATCGTCATGGATCACGTCAGGTTACACGATCAGAAAAGACGTTCTGTCTGCTACTAAAGTTAAAGAGGAAAACAAACCTGCAACACAACCCAGTACATCTTCCTGCCAATCGTATGTTCTTCCCCTTACACCTTTGCTAGCTACAGAGGGGTCTTCTACGTCTAGCCTTCATAAACATGATTATTCACTCTGTGTAGATGACACTGATAAAGATATGACTGACTTGGCAAAAAGAATTCTTGTTTCAGAAGCCATGAGAACACAATATGTGACTGTCCTGATGAGCACTTTTCTAGCTGAGGCAGTGACAAATATGCTTGCTGCAAAGCAGTCTTGTGCAGTTATCATGAATGGAAAAAGTCAATTCGTTGGTCTACTGACACTAGAAGACATTCAAGAGTTCAGCAAACTgtcaaaaagagagagaaaatggCCCAAG GAGCTTCTTGTTTCTGATTTATGTAGCTCCAGTGATAAAATATGTGAGGTATCTTGGACAATAACACCTAGTATGAGTCTCTTTTCAGCTCACTGTATCATGAATAAGTACGGTATAAGTCGGTTACTAGTTCTTTTGGAGGACATGGAAAGGTACAGAGGGCTCCCTGTCGGGCTTGTAGATAGAGAATGCATCAATCTTGCTTGCAG AGCTTTTGCAGCAAGAGAATCCTTATGCTGCCTCTCCCCGCCAGAACAACCCAACAAATAA
- the LOC141677124 gene encoding chloride channel protein CLC-e isoform X2: MGLSCLLHKLSPLKPQFEKHHHHHNHRTKLNLKYNITNKNEASRLVVFGPLNNTFRRTAIPQSSTNDDDEYEYDDDDDDQGNTNTNTNTNTATILSACFVGLVTGITVVIFNNLVHEIRDLCWDGIPYRGASWLREEPTGVVWKKIVLVPACGGLVVGMLNYIRGALKIPVKGMLISRIKDVLEPILRTVAACVTLGTGNSLGPEGPGVEIGSSIAKGIGILFDKGSQTKLSLTAAGSAAGIASGFNAAVAGCFFAIESVLWPSPAQTSLSLTNTTSMVILSAVIASVVSEVGLGSEPAFTVPSYDFRSPSELPLYLLLGILCGLVSLILSKCTFFMVTSFDNVHINFGIRKDVFPVFGGLATGLIALQYPEILYWGFDNVDLLLESRPFVKALSADLLLQLVAVKIIATSLCRASGLVGGYYAPSLFIGAATGMAYGKFVSFAIFHSNPIFNLSLLEVASPQAYGLVGMAATLAGVCQVPLTAVLLLFELTQDYRIVLPLLGAVGVSSWITSGYTIRKDVLSATKVKEENKPATQPSTSSCQS, translated from the exons ATGGGGCTAAGCTGTCTACTCCACAAATTGAGTCCCCTCAAACCTCAGTTTGAAAAACACCACCACCACCACAACCACCGTACAAAACTCAACTTGAAGTATAATATTACTAATAAAAATGAGGCAAGCAGACTTGTAGTGTTTGGTCCGTTGAACAACACTTTCCGGCGCACTGCTATTCCTCAATCCTCCACGAATGATGATGATGAATACGAATacgatgatgatgatgatgatcaaGGCAACACCAACACCAACACCAACACCAACACGGCCACTATACTTTCTGCTTGCTTTGTAGGCCTTGTCACTGGGATCACTgttgtcattttcaataatctT GTGCATGAAATACGTGATCTTTGCTGGGATGGAATTCCATATCGAGGTGCCTCATGGCTAAGGGAAGAGCCTACTGGAGTAGTATGGAAGAAGATAGTTTTAGTACCAGCTTGTGGAGGATTGGTTGTTGGCATGTTGAACTATATCCGAGGTGCTCTGAAAATTCCTGTAAAAGGAATGTTGATATCTAGGATAAAAGATGTGCTGGAACCAATTTTAAGGACAGTGGCTGCCTGTGTGACCCTTGGAACGGGTAATTCATTGGGCCCTGAAGGTCCAGGTGTTGAGATAGGTTCATCCATCGCAAAAGGAATAGGAATATTGTTTGACAAAGGGTCTCAAACCAAGCTATCTCTTACAGCTGCAGGTTCAGCTGCCGGAATTGCCTCTG GGTTCAATGCTGCTGTTGCTGGTTGCTTTTTCGCAATTGAGTCGGTGTTGTGGCCATCGCCAGCCCAGACATCCTTATCTCTAACGAACACAACTTCGATGGTCATTCTTAGTGCTGTTATAGCATCTGTTGTGTCAGAAGTTGGTCTTGGTTCTGAACCTGCCTTTACAGTTCCAAGCTATGATTTCCGTTCCCCAAGTG AACTTCCGTTGTATCTTTTGCTGGGTATCCTATGTGGTCTGGTCTCACTAATTTTGTCGAAGTGCACATTTTTCATGGTAACAAGTTTCGACAATGTTCATATAAACTTTGGGATCAGAAAAGATGTTTTTCCTGTATTCGGGGGCTTGGCTACTGGGCTCATAGCATTGCAGTATCCAGAAATTCTCTACTGGGGATTTGATAACGTTGATTTACTGTTAGAATCTCGGCCATTTGTAAAAGCTCTCTCTGCTGATCTGTTGCTTCAGTTAGTAGCTGTAAAAATCATAGCGACTTCATTGTGCAGAGCGTCTGGGTTAGTAGGAGGATATTATGCTCCATCTCTGTTTATTGGAGCAGCTACCGGAATGGCATATGGAAAATTTGTTAGTTTTGCAATTTTTCATTCCAATCCAATATTTAATCTTTCCTTGTTGGAGGTAGCATCACCACAAGCATATGGCCTG GTTGGTATGGCTGCTACTCTTGCTGGGGTGTGTCAGGTACCACTTACTGCAGTTCTGCTCTTATTTGAATTGACACAGGACTATCGTATTGTTCTGCCACTTCTTGGTGCTGTGGGAGTATCGTCATGGATCACGTCAGGTTACACGATCAGAAAAGACGTTCTGTCTGCTACTAAAGTTAAAGAGGAAAACAAACCTGCAACACAACCCAGTACATCTTCCTGCCAATC ATGA